Part of the Geoalkalibacter sp. genome, CAGCGGAAAAGGTTCCTGGTACACGAAATCCGGCATCTTCTTCTCTCCTTTGCTCATGGGAATTGTAGTCGGCAGCGGCGCGGCCGTTGCCCATACGGTTTTTGCGCAAACGCCATTATATATACTGTATACAGTTTTGTCACTCTTTTAGAGCCATTTTCCCGCTGTGATTTCAGTGCGCTATAATGATTAAAAAGATCTTGACGCAAGAACCCCGAGCAAAGGATTCTTCCATGAACGACAAGTCGCGACGCACGGCCATCATCGGCGGCATGCGCACTCCCTTCGTCAAGGCGGGAGGGCCTTTTCGTCATCACGATCCGCTGAAACTTTCCAGCCATGCGGTGCGCGGTCTGCTGGAGCGATTCGCCCTTGACCCGCAAAAGGTGCAACGCCTGGTGTGGGGGCGGGTCATTCACGATCCGCGCATCTCCAACCTGGCGCGGGAGATCGTTTTCGATCTCAGGCTGCCCGCGCGCATCCATGCCGATCTGGTCTCCAACAACTGCATCACCGGCATGCACGCCCTAATGAGCGTGGCTGACGCGATCGCCGCCGGGCATTGCGAGGTGGGCATCGCCGGCGGGGTGGAATCCATGTCCAATACGCCCCTGCTGTTCGGTCGCGAGGCCACCCGAATCTTCACCGATGCCGCCATGGCCAAGGCCTTGGGGGATCGCATAAAGATTCTCGCCCGGTTGCGGCCGCGGCATTTCAAGCCCCGCGCCCTGGGCGTCAAGGAGCCCTCCACGGGCCTGTCCATGGGCGAGCACGCGGAGATTTCGGCCAAACACTGGCAGATCACGCGCCGCGAGCAGGATGAAATCGCGCTGCGCAGCCACCAGCGGGCGGCCGCCGCCACCCGCGATGGGCGGCTCAAGGCGGAAATTTCCCCCCTCGACGGGCTGGATCATGACACCCTGGTGCGGGGCGACACCAGTCTGGAAAAACTGGCCAAGTTGCCGCCGGTGTTCGATCGCAGCGGCACGGGTACCATCACCGCCGGCAACGCGAGTGCTTTGACCGACGGCGCCTCGGCCTTGCTGCTCATGTCCGAGGAGCGCGCCGCCCAAGAAGGGTTGACGGCATTGGCCTTCATCAAGGCCGTGGAATTTGCCGCCATCGATCCGGGCGACGGTCTGCTCATGGCGCCAGCCGTGGCGGTGCCGCGTCTGCTGCGGCGCACCGGTCTGACCCTGGGGCAGATGGATATCGTGGAAATGCATGAAGCCTTCGGCGCGCAGGTCGCCTGCAACCTCAAGGCCTGGGAAAAGGGCTGGAAGGAAGAGGCCATCGGGCGGGTTGACCCGGACAGGCTCAATCCCCTGGGCAGTTCCATCGCCGTCGGTCATCCCTTCGGGGCTACCGGCACCCGCATCGTCACCACCCTGGCCAATGAAATGGCGCGGCGCGACGCGAAATACGGCCTGGTGTCCATCTGCGCCGCGGGGGCCATGGCGGCGGCGATGATTCTGGAACGGCCGTAGGGCGACGCATGCCTCGCCCCTGACCGCTAACCAACGACGCAAACCAGGGCGACCCGCCGGGTCGCCCCTACCTCTGGAATCAATTCCATGCAGAAAATGCTCAAACTCATCCTGACCTCCAGGGTTTACGATGCCGCCGTCGAGACGCCCCTGGACGATGCTCCCGGTCTTTCCGTCGCGCTGGGCAACCGCGTCCTGCTCAAGCGCGAGGATTTGCAGCCGGTATTTTCCTTCAAGCTGCGCGGCGCCTACAACCGCATCGCCCATCTGAGCGATGCGGAGCGACAACGCGGGGTGATCGCCGCCTCAGCCGGAAACCATGCCCAGGGGGTGGCTTTTTCGGCCCGCAAGCTGGGTATCGCCGCGACCATCGTCATGCCCGCCACCACGCCGCAGATCAAGGTCGATGCCGTGGCCGGCTACGGCGCGCGCATCGTGCTGCACGGCGACAGCTACACCGAAGCCGCCGAGCACTGCGCGCGCCTGGTCGAGGAAACGGGGATGATTTACATCCATCCCTTCGATGACGAACTGGTGATCGCCGGCCAGGGCACGGTGGCCGATGAACTTCTGCGCCAAAGCGCCGGCAAGCTCGATGCCGTGTTCGTGCCCGTGGGCGGCGGCGGGTTGATCGCCGGCATGGCCGCCTATCTCAAGGCCTTGCGGCCCGAGGTGCGCGTCATCGGAGTCGAGCCCCATGACGCCGACGCCATGGCGCGCTCCCTGGAGGCCGGGCGCCGCGTGCGGCTCGAATCCGTGGGAATATTCGCCGACGGGGTGGCGGTGCTCGAGGTGGGAAAGCTGACCTATGAGTTGTGTCGCAAGTATGTGGATGAGATCGTGCGCGTGGATACGGATGAATTGTGCAGCGCCATCAAGAGCGTCTATCAGGCGACCCGTACCATCGTCGAACCGGCCGGTGCGCTGGGACTGGCCGGTTTGCAGAAGTGGGCGAGAATCAACCGGCCCGCCGGTCAGACCCTGGTGGCGATCAATTCCGGCGCCAACATGAATTTCGACCGGCTGCGCTACGTGGCCGAGCGCACCCTGGTGGGCGAGAAAAAAGAGGCGTTGTTCGCCGTGACCATCCCTGAGCAGCCCGGTTCCCTCAAGCGCTTCTGCCGGGACATGGTGGCGGGGCGCAACATCACTGAGTTCAACTACCGCCTGTCGCGACGCGATCATGCCCACATCTTCGTCGGCATCACTGTGCGCGACGCCGAGGAGCGTCTCTCCTTCGGCATGCGTATGAACGAGGCGGGCTTCGTCAATATCGACCTCACCGACAACGAACTGGCCAAGACCCACATCCGCTACATGGTCGGCGGTCGCTCCGTGACCGCCGGGCGCGAGGTGCTCTACCGGTTCTGGTTTCCCGAGCGACCCGGGGCCCTGGGTCGCTTTCTCGACGCCATGGGCGAGAATTGGAACATCTCCCTGTTCCATTATCGCACCCAGGGAGGAGATTTCGGCCGGGTGCTCATCGGCCTGGAAATCCCCGAGGAGGAGGATGGCCAATTTCAGCGGTTTCTCGGCAACCTCGGCTATCGCTACGAGGAGGAAACGTCAAATCCGGCCTATCGTTTGTTTCTCTGAGGGATCTTCCGCGCAAGAAGTAGGTCGGATGGTAAAATATTCAGTAGAGGGTACGAAAGGAGGTGCCGATCATGGTACGTTTTTACGATGCCTCCAATGCGGAGGAACAGGAACGTGTGGAGATGCTGTTGCGCGGTGCCGGCATTGAATACTTTCTCCGAGAGGTCTCCGGAGGTATGGGTCCGGCGGAAATTCTTCTGGCGGAGGAGGATCTGCCGCGCGCTGAAGAGATCCTGGCCAGGGCCGGGCGCCCGTCTTATCATTGAAATGGGAGTTCTTTAACCGGCATTTCGCTGGGTATTGGTTGAAAGTCGGGCATTTGGCCGGGGTGTCAATGCTCGCGAGTGTTTTTTGTGAAAAAATCGCCGGGGGCACACCCGGCTTGCTTTTTATAATGAAGCGATAATTCTGGTATTCGCTGCCATCGTCTGATTCCGAGGGTTTTGCTGGCACGGCCTCTGCAGCGTTGAGGCACATGCCCGATGCGGGTTTTTTCTGCATGTTTTCACGCCAGGGAGGCCCACCATGAACCAGACCATCCTTGTCGCCGACCCCGAGTTGTCCGGCGAAATCATCTCTTTTCTTGAAGACTGTGGTTTTTCCATCCTGTCGGCGGCGACCTTTGACGAACTGTTGCTGCTCGGCGCCCAGGTGAAGGCGGATCTGGTGCTGCTCGATGCGGCTCTGCCCGGCTTTGCGGGGGCCGATGGCCTCAGGCGGCTGCGGCAGCTTCCAGGGGCCGGCAAAGCCGCGGTGATTCTTTGTTCCTCGCCCGATGTCGATCACGCCCGTTTAAATCCCTTTGCCCTCAACGCCGATGATTATCTGGCCAAGCCCTGCGACCCTCAAGCGTTGCTGAACCGCATCAGATTTTGCCTGAGCAGAAAAGCGGTTCTTGGCGAACCGCAGGTGTTGAGTCGAGAGGCTGTGGAGCGTCCCGAGGTCAACGAGGAGTCCAGGGAGTTCGCGGGCGATGATTTTTTCGAGTTGATGCAGAAAATTCTCTGCGATCTCTCGCGCTTCAAAAATCTCGAACGCTGTTCCGTGGCGCTTCTGGAGCAGGAACGCAGTCTCGCCTACGTCATCGCCTCAAGTGATGCGACGGCACCCACGGGATGGCGGCTCGATCTGGCCAACTACCCCGAACTTCGGGAAGTCGGCCGTACCGGACATCCCCTGGTTGTGCGCAACGTTCGCCAGGCACCCATCATGGCGCCGGTGGCCGATCGCCTGCACAGCCAGGTCTTTCAATCGTTGCTGGTGATTCCCGTGCTGGTGGGCGGCTGCGTGGTGGGGGCGCTGGTGCTGCGGTTTGCCGAACCCGATCCCGAGCTCACCCAGGAGGAGTTGTTTTTCTGCCGCCTCATGGCGCTGATGTTCGCCCAGGTGATCAAGAATTCCCAGGATCTGCCGCGGATTCATGCCATGCTGCGCGAGGAAAATCGCCACCTGCAAAAACAATTGGAGAAGCGCGATCTCTTCGCCATGCGTGCCATCAGCGCCTTGCAGACTCCGGTGACCGCCATTCATGGGTTTTGCTCCCTGATCAAGGAGGGTGGCATGACCCGCCTCGATCCGGATCAGCAGGACTATTTCGGCAAGGTGATCGAAACCTGCGAGGAACTGGACAAGCTGATGGGCGATCTGCTGGATCTCTCGCGGATCCTGTCCGGCAAGGCACCCTTCGATATGGGCGAGCGCGATCTGTGCGTCATCGTGCGCAAGGTCCATGAGAAGGCCTGGCCGCGGGCTCTCGCCAAGGGGCTGAGCTTTCAATGGGACATGCAGCCCTACAATTGCCGGGCCTGGTTCGATGCGGCAAGCATTCAGCGCGTGCTCGAGGGCCTGGTGAACAATGCCATTCGCTTTACCGCCCCCGGAGGACAGATCCGTCTGGCCGTCGAGGAGCGAGATACGGAAATCCGCGTTCACGTACAAGACAGCGGCATCGGCATCGCCCCGCCTCAGCTGGCTCGTCTTCTCGGTGAATGCACGGCGGAGTCGGCCTTGGGCGAGAATTCCGAGTGCGGCGTCGGCATTTCCCTGTATCGCGCCATCATCGCGGCCCATGCCGGTCGTCTCTGGGCCGAGAGTCAACCGGGCCGCGGCAGCCTATTCAGTTTCAGCCTGCCGAAGATGGCCATCGCGGCCAATTAGGGCCGCCCTGGTTTTTCGTCCCGAACAATTTCTTTTCTCATCCGCGGGGTTGTCGGTTCATTTCGGCCACCCTGCTTTTTTCGGCCAAAATAATTGACAGTTTTGATCAGGTATGTTATTTCATTGAAGCAACCGCGATGAAGTTAATCTTTTGTAATTACGGGGAGTTTGCGTATGCTGGAAAGCCTCAAGGAAGACATCAAGGCCGTATTCGACAGGGATCCGGCCGTGCGCAGCGTGGCCGAAGTCATTTTTTGCTATCCCGGATTTCACGCCATGCTTTTTTACCGGGTGGCCCATTCCCTGTGGCAGCGCAAATTCTATTTTCTCGGGCGCTTCGTATCGCACCTCGGGCGGTTTTTCACGGGGATCGAGATTCATCCGGGGGCGCGTATCGGTAGAGGTTTTTTCATCGATCACGGCATGGGCGTGGTGATCGGCGAGACCGCCGAAATCGGCGACAACTGTACTCTCTATCACGGCGTGACCCTGGGCGGTACCTCCTGGGCCAAGGAAAAACGTCATCCGACGCTTGGCAACAATGTGATCATCGGGTCGGGCGCCAAGGTGCTTGGACCCTTTACCGTCGGCGACAACAGCAAGATCGGTTCCAATTCGGTGGTGGTCAAGGAAGTTCCGCCCAACAGCACGGTGGTCGGGGTGCCGGGACGCATGGTGATTTCCGGCGGGCAGAAGGTGGAGGATCGGGTCGATCTCGAACACGACAAGCTGCCCGACCCGGAAGCCAAGGCGATTGCCTGTCTGTTCGATCAGGTGCGGGCCCTGGAGCGCAAGGTCAAGGACCTTACCGCACGTCTCGAGGCCCAGGGCGTCGTGGTGGCCGCGGGTGAACCGACGGAGGAGCCGCGGCCTCTTGAAGAAACCAAGGCGGCGGGATAGCGCATGAGACTCTCCACGAAAGCCCAATATGCGGTGCGCGCCATGGTCAGCCTCAGCCTCAACAGCGACGGGGCACCCATGACCATCAAGGATATCTCGGCGCGCGAGGGAATTTCCCTCACCTATCTGGAACAGCTGTTCGTCAAGCTGCGGCGCGGCAAGATCGTCAAAAGCGTGCGCGGTCCCGGCGGCGGCTATGTGCTGGGGCGCCCCGCGGCGCAGATCCAGGTCGATCAGATCATCGACAGCGTCGAAGAAACCCTGGTGCCCGTGTCGTGCATGCAGGAGGACGGAAGCTGCGCCTGCACCGACCAGTGCATCACCCATACGGTCTGGCAGGGGCTCGGTGAAAAGATCCGGGCTTTTCTTTCGTCCATCACCCTGGAAGATTTGACCCGTGATGCTCAGGAGCGGCTGGGCATCCGTAAAGTGAATTGAGCGTGATTTTCGCTATGCGCGGAGGACTCCCATCGTGAAACAGATCTACATGGATTACAATGCCACCACGCCGGTGCGACCCGAGGTGGTTGAAGCCATACTTCCCTTTTATCGCGAACAGTTCGGCAATCCCTCCAGCGTGCATTGGGCGGGTCGTTCGGTGAGCGCGGCGGTGGAGAAGGCGCGCGAGCAGGTGGCGCGGCTCATTAATGCGAGTCCCGCCGAAATCGTCTTCACCAGCTGCGGCAGCGAGGGCGACAATCTGGCCATCAAGGGCACGGTGGAGGCTCTTCGGGAGCGTGGCAACCACATCATCACCACCGCCGTGGAGCATCCGGCGGTGCTCAATACCTGCGAGTACCTGGCGAAAAACGGCTGCGAGGTCACCTTCCTGCCCGTCGATGCCGAGGGCATGCTCGATCCGGCGCGCCTCGAAGCCGCCATCAACGAAAAGACCATTTTGATTTCGGCCATGTGGGGCAACAACGAAACCGGCACCATTTTTCCCATCGAGCAGATCGGGGCCATCGCGCGCAAATACAAGGTGCGTTTTCACACCGATGCGGTGCAGGCGGTGGGCAAGCTGCCCGTCGATGTGCAACAGGCGGGCGTCGATCTGCTGGTGCTCTCGGGACACAAGATCGGCGCTCCCAAGGGCGTGGGCGCCATCTACATTCGGCGCGGCACGCGCATGGTGCCCCTGATTCACGGTGGCCATCAGGAGCGCAACCGGCGCGCCGGCACGCACAACGTGGCGGGCATCGTCGGACTGGGCCTGGCCTGCGAGTTGGCCGGGCAGCAACTGGCAGAGAACGCCGCGCGCATGAAGGCTTTGCGCGACCGGCTCGAGGAGGGTATTCTCGCGCGGATTCCCGAGGTCAAGGTCAATGGGCATCCGACCCAGCGCCTGCCCAACACGCTCAACGTGAGCTTTGCCTACATCGAGGGTGAATCGCTGCTGCTCAATTTCGACATGAAGGGGGTGGCCGCGTCCTCCGGTTCGGCCTGCACCTCCGGGTCGCTGGAACCCTCTCATGTCATGGGGGCCATGGGCGTCGACATCGCGCTGGCTCATTCGAGCACGCGCTTCAGCCTCGGGCCCGACAGCACCGAGGAAGACGTCGATTATGTGTTGGAAATCCTGCCGCCCATCGTCGCGCGGCTGCGGGCCATGAGCCCGCTTTATCCCGGTAACCGATGACCCAGGGATGGGTTGCAGACTTTCGCGAATCACCACGAAGATGCAAAAACACCAAGGAGAAGGGCGTTATGTACACCGAAAAAGTCATGGATCATTTCAGCAACCCCCGCAACGTGGGTGAGATCGAAAACGCCGATGGCGTCGGAGAAGTGGGCAACGCCTCCTGCGGCGACATCATGAAGATCTTTCTCAAGGTCGAGGACAATGTCATCAAGGACGTCAAGTTTAAAACCTTCGGCTGCGGCGCGGCTATCGCCACCTCGTCCATGGTGACCGAAATGGCCATCGGCAAAACCATCGATGAAGCCCTGGAGCTGACCAACGCCGCCGTCGCCGAAGCCCTCGACGGCCTGCCGGCCAACAAGATGCACTGCAGCAATCTTGCCGCCGACGCCTTGCACGAAGCGATCAAGAATTACAAGGAAAAGCACGGGGCAGGGTAGGCAGGATTTTTTAGCAGCGCA contains:
- a CDS encoding ATP-binding protein, whose protein sequence is MNQTILVADPELSGEIISFLEDCGFSILSAATFDELLLLGAQVKADLVLLDAALPGFAGADGLRRLRQLPGAGKAAVILCSSPDVDHARLNPFALNADDYLAKPCDPQALLNRIRFCLSRKAVLGEPQVLSREAVERPEVNEESREFAGDDFFELMQKILCDLSRFKNLERCSVALLEQERSLAYVIASSDATAPTGWRLDLANYPELREVGRTGHPLVVRNVRQAPIMAPVADRLHSQVFQSLLVIPVLVGGCVVGALVLRFAEPDPELTQEELFFCRLMALMFAQVIKNSQDLPRIHAMLREENRHLQKQLEKRDLFAMRAISALQTPVTAIHGFCSLIKEGGMTRLDPDQQDYFGKVIETCEELDKLMGDLLDLSRILSGKAPFDMGERDLCVIVRKVHEKAWPRALAKGLSFQWDMQPYNCRAWFDAASIQRVLEGLVNNAIRFTAPGGQIRLAVEERDTEIRVHVQDSGIGIAPPQLARLLGECTAESALGENSECGVGISLYRAIIAAHAGRLWAESQPGRGSLFSFSLPKMAIAAN
- a CDS encoding Rrf2 family transcriptional regulator, which codes for MRLSTKAQYAVRAMVSLSLNSDGAPMTIKDISAREGISLTYLEQLFVKLRRGKIVKSVRGPGGGYVLGRPAAQIQVDQIIDSVEETLVPVSCMQEDGSCACTDQCITHTVWQGLGEKIRAFLSSITLEDLTRDAQERLGIRKVN
- a CDS encoding putative signal transducing protein; the protein is MVRFYDASNAEEQERVEMLLRGAGIEYFLREVSGGMGPAEILLAEEDLPRAEEILARAGRPSYH
- the nifU gene encoding Fe-S cluster assembly scaffold protein NifU translates to MYTEKVMDHFSNPRNVGEIENADGVGEVGNASCGDIMKIFLKVEDNVIKDVKFKTFGCGAAIATSSMVTEMAIGKTIDEALELTNAAVAEALDGLPANKMHCSNLAADALHEAIKNYKEKHGAG
- a CDS encoding acetyl-CoA C-acyltransferase, which codes for MNDKSRRTAIIGGMRTPFVKAGGPFRHHDPLKLSSHAVRGLLERFALDPQKVQRLVWGRVIHDPRISNLAREIVFDLRLPARIHADLVSNNCITGMHALMSVADAIAAGHCEVGIAGGVESMSNTPLLFGREATRIFTDAAMAKALGDRIKILARLRPRHFKPRALGVKEPSTGLSMGEHAEISAKHWQITRREQDEIALRSHQRAAAATRDGRLKAEISPLDGLDHDTLVRGDTSLEKLAKLPPVFDRSGTGTITAGNASALTDGASALLLMSEERAAQEGLTALAFIKAVEFAAIDPGDGLLMAPAVAVPRLLRRTGLTLGQMDIVEMHEAFGAQVACNLKAWEKGWKEEAIGRVDPDRLNPLGSSIAVGHPFGATGTRIVTTLANEMARRDAKYGLVSICAAGAMAAAMILERP
- the nifS gene encoding cysteine desulfurase NifS, producing MKQIYMDYNATTPVRPEVVEAILPFYREQFGNPSSVHWAGRSVSAAVEKAREQVARLINASPAEIVFTSCGSEGDNLAIKGTVEALRERGNHIITTAVEHPAVLNTCEYLAKNGCEVTFLPVDAEGMLDPARLEAAINEKTILISAMWGNNETGTIFPIEQIGAIARKYKVRFHTDAVQAVGKLPVDVQQAGVDLLVLSGHKIGAPKGVGAIYIRRGTRMVPLIHGGHQERNRRAGTHNVAGIVGLGLACELAGQQLAENAARMKALRDRLEEGILARIPEVKVNGHPTQRLPNTLNVSFAYIEGESLLLNFDMKGVAASSGSACTSGSLEPSHVMGAMGVDIALAHSSTRFSLGPDSTEEDVDYVLEILPPIVARLRAMSPLYPGNR
- the cysE gene encoding serine O-acetyltransferase; the protein is MLESLKEDIKAVFDRDPAVRSVAEVIFCYPGFHAMLFYRVAHSLWQRKFYFLGRFVSHLGRFFTGIEIHPGARIGRGFFIDHGMGVVIGETAEIGDNCTLYHGVTLGGTSWAKEKRHPTLGNNVIIGSGAKVLGPFTVGDNSKIGSNSVVVKEVPPNSTVVGVPGRMVISGGQKVEDRVDLEHDKLPDPEAKAIACLFDQVRALERKVKDLTARLEAQGVVVAAGEPTEEPRPLEETKAAG
- the ilvA gene encoding threonine ammonia-lyase, biosynthetic gives rise to the protein MQKMLKLILTSRVYDAAVETPLDDAPGLSVALGNRVLLKREDLQPVFSFKLRGAYNRIAHLSDAERQRGVIAASAGNHAQGVAFSARKLGIAATIVMPATTPQIKVDAVAGYGARIVLHGDSYTEAAEHCARLVEETGMIYIHPFDDELVIAGQGTVADELLRQSAGKLDAVFVPVGGGGLIAGMAAYLKALRPEVRVIGVEPHDADAMARSLEAGRRVRLESVGIFADGVAVLEVGKLTYELCRKYVDEIVRVDTDELCSAIKSVYQATRTIVEPAGALGLAGLQKWARINRPAGQTLVAINSGANMNFDRLRYVAERTLVGEKKEALFAVTIPEQPGSLKRFCRDMVAGRNITEFNYRLSRRDHAHIFVGITVRDAEERLSFGMRMNEAGFVNIDLTDNELAKTHIRYMVGGRSVTAGREVLYRFWFPERPGALGRFLDAMGENWNISLFHYRTQGGDFGRVLIGLEIPEEEDGQFQRFLGNLGYRYEEETSNPAYRLFL